The Chloroflexota bacterium region GATCTGCTTCAGCAGATGCAGGAGCAATTCTACCGGGAGGCGAGCACGCTGGCCCGTCTGGACCACCCGAACCTGCCCAAGGTCTCTGACTACTTCTCCTATCACGGACGGGAATATCTGGTGATGGACTTCGTGCCCGGCCGTGATCTGAAGGAGATCGTGGACGAGGCCCGCCGCCAGGGGGCGTTTCTGCGTGAGCGTCGCGTGCTAGGATGGGCCGCTCAGCTTTTGGATGCGCTCGAGTACCTGCATGGTCAGGACCCGCCGGTGCTCCATCGCGATATCAAGCCCTCCAATATCAAGTTGACCCCACGAGGCACCATCAAACTCGTGGACTTCGGCCTGGTCAAGTTAATGGCCCCCAACGACAGCCGGACGGTGACCGTGGTGCAGGGGCGGGGGACCGTCCAGTACACCCCTCTGGAGCAATATGGGGGCGACCTGGGACATACCGACGTTCGCTCCGATATCTACTCCCTGGGAGCCACGCTGTATCACCTGCTCACCGGGACGCCGCCGGCCGACGCCAAGCTGCGCTTCTTGAAGC contains the following coding sequences:
- a CDS encoding serine/threonine protein kinase, with protein sequence MSQVLPVGTVLRSRYKIVELVGHGGMGAVYRAEDLRLQGRQCAIKEVLPELGLPPDLLQQMQEQFYREASTLARLDHPNLPKVSDYFSYHGREYLVMDFVPGRDLKEIVDEARRQGAFLRERRVLGWAAQLLDALEYLHGQDPPVLHRDIKPSNIKLTPRGTIKLVDFGLVKLMAPNDSRTVTVVQGRGTVQYTPLEQYGGDLGHTDVRSDIYSLGATLYHLLTGTPPADAKLRFLKPGTLVPPRNINPAISVRTERAIMAAMSMHPDQRPSSVAEFRSILFGTGDVRVGSLGSPSFSQEWQEAIRLNSWLVGAALSLIAVALTVTLLAPPLPTP